GGAACTGATCTGCGACGGGCTTCACGTCCATCCGGAGGTCGTCAAATTCATGTTTCGCGTCAAACCGAGGGAACAAATCATTGCCGTTACCGACTGCGTCCTGCCCGCAGGCTGCCCGGACGGCGAATTTGGGTCGGGCAGACGGACCATCGTCAAGAAGGGAAATACGATTTATTTGCAGCGGGAGAACGGGGAACCGGGCAGTCTGGCCGGAAGCACCCTGGACATGAATACGGCGCTGATCAATTTGATGCGGTTCACCGGGCTGCCTTTGCATGAGGTATTGCCCGCCTTGACGATCAATCCGGCCCGCCAGGCGAAGGAGGATCACCGGAAAGGATCGATCGAGCCGGGAAAAGACGCCGATTTTCTCATTTTATCGGACGATTTTCTGGTGGAAAGCACGTTCGTGCGCGGACATCGGGTTTACGGCAGCGAGGAAAAATTCAATCGATCAAGCGAGGGCTGAAGGATGCGCTATCTCGTTGGACTGGATCTGGGCGGCACTCATATCGTATGCGGTCTTCTCGACCTGAACGGCAATCCGGTCGCCATGCTGAAGCGGTTAACCCGGGCCGAGCAGGGCGCCGAAGCCGTGCTCGAACGAATGGCGTCCATGGTGCAAGAAACGGCTGCCGGGCACGGCGTATCTTTGACGGACATCATCACCGTCGGAGCCGGAATCCCGGGAATCGTCAACCCGGAAACCGGGGTTTCCGTGCAGGCGAGCAATTTGGGCTGGTCCAATATCCCCGTCGCGGCAGCCCTTGCCGCCAAGCTCGGGCTGCCCGTCCATATCGATAACGATGTGAAAATGTATGTGTACGGGGAAGCGGTAGCAGGGGCGGGCCGGAACGACAAGCACGTATTTGGCGTCACGATCGGCACGGGCATTGCCTCGGCGATGATTAATGAAGGAAACATTTATTACGGCGCGCAGTTTTACGCCGGGGAATTCGGGCATATCCCGCTGGACGGCAACGATCTGCCGTGCAAATGCGGGCTTCGCGGCTGTCTGGAAACGCTGGTGTCGGCAAACGGCATCGCGGCCCAGGCGAAACGGGCGGTAAGCAGCGGCCGGATGCTTGCCGGCCGGCAAAGCGATGTGGAGCAGATCACGGCGCGAGACGTATCCGAAGCGTGCGCCGAGGGAGATCCGCTAGCGAAAGAAATTATGGACTTCACCGGCGCCACATTGGGCAAAGCGCTGGCCGCAGCCGTCCCGCTACTGAGTCCGGATGTGATTATCATCGGCGGCGGAGGGGCGATGGCGGGCGAGAGCCTGTTCCGTCCTTTGCGCGAGACGCTGTTTGGCAGACTGCACAACAAATTCAGGGAACGGGTCCGCATCGAGCCGGCGCAGCATATGGAAGAGGCCGGCGTCATCGGAAGCGCGATACGCGCTTACGAGCGGCAGCAGCATGCGGAACGGAAATCGGACATGAACGAAGGAGGAATTTTAAATGATTGAAGCCGCACTGATAGGAGCGGGCGGACGCGGGATGTTTGCCTATGGGACGTATGCCGAAAAAAGGCCGCATGAAATCCGGTTTATCGCCGTTTGCGAACCGAATGAAGAACGCAGGAACCTGTTTGCGAAAAAGCACGGCATTGCGCCGGACATGCAGTTTTCTTCATGGGAACAGCTGCTGGAGCGTCCCAAGCTGTGCGACGCGCTGCTGATCTGCACCCAGGATCGCGATCATTACCGGCCGACCATGCTCGCCTTGGAAAAAGGCTATCATATTATGGTGGAAAAACCGATGTCGCCCGATCCGCTCGAAGCGCTGCGCATGGCCGAGGAAGCGGAGCGAAGAAACCGGATTCTGAAGGTTTGTCACGGAAACCGGTATTCCACGTTTTACGGCACCGTCAAGCAGCTGCTCGATCAGCGCGTGATCGGTAAGGTGATGACGGTGCAATGGACGGAAAACGTAGGCTTTTGGCATCATGCGCACAGCTTTGTCCGGGGGAACTGGCGGAATTCGCAGGAAACCAGCTCGATGCTGCTGCAAAAATCGTGCCATGACATGGATATTCTGCAGTGGCTGCTTGGCGGAAATGTGGTTCAGGTCTCGTCTTTCGGCAGCTTGTCCTATTTTACAGCGCAGAACGCGCCGGAAGGCTCGACGGACCGCTGCACGAGCGGATGCGCCGTTGAGCACGTCTGCCCTTATTCCGCGGTAAAGTTGTATTTGAACGAAGAGGATGAGTGGCCGCAGCGCGTCGTCTCGCTGGATCCCAGCCTCGATGCGCGTCTGAAGGCTTTGCAGGAAGGGCCGTACGGACGCTGCGTGTTTCATTGCGATAACGATGTCGTCGATCATCAGGTCGTCAATCTCGTTTTCGATCACGACGTTACCGTCTCCTTTACCATGTCGGCTTTTACGAGCGAAATCAGCCGTACGTTTAAAATCATGGGCTCCACCGGGGAAATTTGCGGGCATTCGCTGAAGAACGAGATTATCATTAACCATTTCTCCGGGAAGCGGGAAGTCATCCGCCCCGAATCCGTCGAAGGGGGACACGGCGGCGCCGATACCCTCATTATGATGGACTTCGTCAAGCAGGTGAAAGAGAACCGGCTTCACAGCGTCACCTCCGGAATGGAGTCCGCGCGAAGCCACCTGATCGTATTCGCCGCCGAGCAGTCACGGATGACCGGTAAAACCGTCGAATTCGACGACTATATCGCCGGATTGAAGCGGAACGCGTAACGGATAACGGGACCGGAACGAAAGTATTCAAGCATAACAAATAAGATATAAGCATGAAAATCGGCTGAGCGGGATGGGGAACCGGATCCGTTCAGCCTTCTTTTTGATGATCTTTTGCCGCTTTTTTTCGGCGGATGGCCGGCATAGAGAGCTAACCCCGCCTTAAGACGGTTCAAATGCAAGCGCTAAGAAACCGCTGCATGGTTAATGGGGAGTCCA
This genomic window from Paenibacillus humicola contains:
- a CDS encoding ROK family protein, producing the protein MRYLVGLDLGGTHIVCGLLDLNGNPVAMLKRLTRAEQGAEAVLERMASMVQETAAGHGVSLTDIITVGAGIPGIVNPETGVSVQASNLGWSNIPVAAALAAKLGLPVHIDNDVKMYVYGEAVAGAGRNDKHVFGVTIGTGIASAMINEGNIYYGAQFYAGEFGHIPLDGNDLPCKCGLRGCLETLVSANGIAAQAKRAVSSGRMLAGRQSDVEQITARDVSEACAEGDPLAKEIMDFTGATLGKALAAAVPLLSPDVIIIGGGGAMAGESLFRPLRETLFGRLHNKFRERVRIEPAQHMEEAGVIGSAIRAYERQQHAERKSDMNEGGILND
- a CDS encoding Gfo/Idh/MocA family protein, translated to MIEAALIGAGGRGMFAYGTYAEKRPHEIRFIAVCEPNEERRNLFAKKHGIAPDMQFSSWEQLLERPKLCDALLICTQDRDHYRPTMLALEKGYHIMVEKPMSPDPLEALRMAEEAERRNRILKVCHGNRYSTFYGTVKQLLDQRVIGKVMTVQWTENVGFWHHAHSFVRGNWRNSQETSSMLLQKSCHDMDILQWLLGGNVVQVSSFGSLSYFTAQNAPEGSTDRCTSGCAVEHVCPYSAVKLYLNEEDEWPQRVVSLDPSLDARLKALQEGPYGRCVFHCDNDVVDHQVVNLVFDHDVTVSFTMSAFTSEISRTFKIMGSTGEICGHSLKNEIIINHFSGKREVIRPESVEGGHGGADTLIMMDFVKQVKENRLHSVTSGMESARSHLIVFAAEQSRMTGKTVEFDDYIAGLKRNA